A DNA window from Christiangramia salexigens contains the following coding sequences:
- a CDS encoding NAD(P)/FAD-dependent oxidoreductase, whose amino-acid sequence MNIPKTDLPRIVIIGGGFAGMALARKLLKEDVQMVLLDRHNYHTFQPLLYQVSTSGLEPDSIAYPLRKITRSSKKCFFRLAEVKSISDETKTVHTNIGDLVYDYLVIATGSKTNFFGNESIEENGMWMKTVPQALNIRSLILENLEQATITEDPEKRKALLNFVLVGAGPTGVELSGAIAELRNHIVPKDYPDLDPNEMHIHLLEGLDRVLPPMSEHASKKAQEFLEELGVKIHLNTMVEHYDGHLVTTNTDLAIKTETFIWSAGVTGAPVEGLNASALVEKANRYEVNAFNQVNGYENIFAIGDIALMQTEDFPKGHPMVAQPAIQQGKHLAKNLKRLLKGEKLEAFNYFDKGTMATVGRNRAVVDLKKWKFSGFFAWFVWMFVHLWFLVGFRNRLVTFFNWIYNYVNFDKAARLIIRPFKGHEKSMTFEKDKT is encoded by the coding sequence ATGAATATCCCAAAGACGGACTTACCCAGAATAGTTATTATAGGGGGTGGTTTTGCCGGAATGGCACTTGCCCGTAAATTATTAAAGGAAGATGTACAGATGGTTCTTTTGGACCGTCATAATTATCATACTTTTCAGCCATTGCTGTATCAGGTATCCACTTCTGGTTTGGAGCCGGATTCTATTGCTTATCCACTAAGAAAGATAACCCGCAGTAGTAAAAAATGCTTTTTCAGGCTGGCTGAAGTGAAGTCAATTTCAGATGAAACCAAGACCGTTCATACCAATATTGGAGATCTGGTTTATGATTATCTGGTAATTGCCACAGGATCCAAGACGAACTTTTTTGGAAATGAGAGTATAGAGGAGAATGGGATGTGGATGAAGACCGTGCCTCAGGCCTTGAATATTAGAAGTCTGATCCTCGAAAATCTTGAACAGGCCACAATCACAGAAGATCCTGAGAAACGTAAGGCTCTTCTGAATTTTGTGCTGGTTGGTGCAGGTCCAACAGGAGTGGAGTTAAGCGGCGCCATTGCCGAATTAAGAAATCATATCGTGCCTAAGGATTATCCAGATCTGGATCCAAATGAGATGCATATTCATTTGTTAGAAGGACTGGACAGGGTATTGCCACCAATGAGTGAGCATGCTTCTAAAAAGGCTCAGGAGTTTCTCGAAGAACTTGGCGTAAAGATACATCTGAATACAATGGTAGAGCACTACGATGGTCATCTCGTTACAACCAATACCGATCTTGCTATAAAAACTGAGACTTTTATCTGGTCTGCCGGGGTTACCGGTGCACCTGTAGAAGGCTTAAATGCCTCTGCACTTGTAGAAAAAGCGAATCGCTATGAGGTAAATGCCTTTAATCAGGTAAATGGGTATGAAAATATTTTCGCCATTGGGGATATCGCACTAATGCAAACCGAAGATTTTCCAAAAGGGCATCCTATGGTCGCTCAACCGGCAATTCAGCAGGGGAAACATTTAGCTAAGAATCTTAAGCGATTACTAAAAGGAGAAAAGTTGGAAGCCTTTAACTATTTTGATAAGGGAACTATGGCTACTGTAGGTAGAAATCGTGCTGTGGTAGATCTTAAAAAATGGAAGTTTTCAGGATTTTTTGCCTGGTTCGTGTGGATGTTCGTACATCTATGGTTTCTGGTAGGTTTCAGAAACAGATTGGTGACCTTCTTTAACTGGATCTATAATTATGTGAATTTTGATAAGGCCGCCAGGTTGATCATAAGACCTTTTAAAGGCCATGAAAAAAGCATGACCTTTGAAAAGGATAAAACCTGA
- a CDS encoding 2TM domain-containing protein, translating into MKHLLKIFKITISICLILILLDTTFNGFKLAKLGELEYWGTYLFYSFVITFLNSYYFLFFAKRIGWEGASLKRVFIATGGSVLVTLIGFFFCRIVVEVLFKAKELESFLDNERIAFYFLPFLLTLIVSLFFHLVYFYKALQEKKVKEQKIIAGTASAKFDALKNQLDPHFLFNSLNVLASLIDENPEQAQKFTTALSKVYRYVLEQKEKELVSLSEELKFASTYINLLKMRFEDSIFFELPNAPASDDAKVVPLSLQLLLENTIKHNIVNEAKPLRIKIYVEGDYLVVENNYQKKEVLSNRKGVGLQNIVNRYAVLTKRNVLIDENSETFKVKLPILTQQITIMETNENMQENAYIKAKQRVKEIKDFYGNLITYCIVMPFLIFINYYSYWDYQWFWFPLFGWGIGLTIHGFSVFGYGSDWEERKIKELMDKENHNIKTWK; encoded by the coding sequence ATGAAACATCTTCTAAAGATATTTAAGATCACTATAAGCATATGTCTTATTCTGATTCTTCTGGATACGACCTTTAATGGTTTTAAACTGGCTAAACTTGGGGAACTGGAGTATTGGGGGACTTATTTGTTTTACTCCTTTGTGATCACCTTTTTAAACAGTTATTACTTTTTGTTCTTTGCGAAAAGGATCGGTTGGGAAGGAGCTAGTTTGAAAAGGGTATTTATTGCCACAGGTGGATCTGTTTTAGTAACTCTTATCGGGTTCTTTTTTTGTAGAATAGTAGTAGAGGTTCTTTTTAAAGCTAAGGAGCTGGAAAGTTTTTTGGATAACGAAAGGATCGCATTCTATTTTCTTCCGTTCCTGCTTACACTTATAGTTTCGTTATTCTTCCATCTGGTGTATTTCTATAAGGCCCTACAGGAAAAGAAAGTAAAGGAACAGAAGATTATTGCGGGTACCGCTTCAGCGAAGTTTGATGCCTTAAAGAATCAGCTTGATCCTCATTTTCTTTTTAATAGTCTAAATGTTCTGGCTTCGCTAATTGACGAAAACCCTGAACAGGCTCAAAAATTTACCACAGCACTCTCCAAGGTTTACCGGTATGTTTTAGAACAAAAAGAGAAAGAACTCGTAAGTCTTAGTGAAGAATTAAAATTTGCCAGTACCTACATCAATCTGCTCAAGATGAGGTTTGAAGACAGTATTTTCTTTGAACTCCCCAATGCACCGGCTAGTGACGATGCTAAAGTGGTTCCCCTTTCACTGCAGTTACTACTGGAGAATACGATTAAGCATAATATAGTCAATGAAGCTAAACCTTTGAGGATAAAAATTTATGTGGAAGGTGATTATCTTGTAGTGGAGAACAATTATCAGAAAAAGGAGGTTCTTAGCAATCGAAAGGGTGTTGGGCTTCAAAATATCGTAAACCGTTATGCTGTACTTACTAAAAGGAATGTCTTGATCGATGAAAATTCAGAGACTTTTAAAGTGAAATTACCAATATTAACCCAACAAATAACGATCATGGAAACTAATGAAAACATGCAGGAAAATGCTTATATCAAAGCCAAGCAAAGAGTTAAGGAAATCAAGGATTTTTACGGAAATCTAATCACTTACTGTATAGTTATGCCCTTTCTTATTTTTATTAATTACTACTCTTACTGGGACTATCAATGGTTCTGGTTTCCGCTATTCGGCTGGGGTATTGGACTAACTATACATGGCTTCTCCGTTTTTGGTTATGGATCTGACTGGGAGGAGCGTAAGATCAAAGAACTGATGGATAAAGAGAATCATAACATAAAAACCTGGAAATAA
- a CDS encoding hemerythrin domain-containing protein: protein MTIFEALRQEHEIQRDLIDKLVKTEGKTDERKKIFKELRHELEIHADAEERFFYIPLIEKDMTQEKARHSVAEHHEMDELIEQLEDTEMDASNWLKIAKDLEHQLIHHLDEEEHEVFQMAGKVLTEKQKTDLAKDYNSYIEKNR from the coding sequence ATGACCATATTTGAAGCTTTACGACAAGAACATGAAATACAGAGAGATCTGATAGACAAACTAGTAAAGACAGAAGGTAAGACAGATGAAAGAAAAAAGATCTTCAAGGAATTAAGACATGAATTAGAGATACATGCAGATGCAGAAGAACGCTTTTTCTATATTCCTTTAATAGAAAAAGATATGACACAGGAAAAAGCCAGACATAGTGTTGCTGAACATCATGAAATGGATGAACTTATAGAACAACTCGAAGACACCGAAATGGATGCTTCCAACTGGCTTAAAATAGCGAAAGACCTCGAGCACCAGTTAATTCATCATCTGGATGAAGAGGAACATGAAGTCTTTCAAATGGCAGGAAAAGTCCTCACAGAAAAGCAAAAAACAGATCTGGCTAAGGACTATAACTCATATATTGAAAAAAACAGATAA
- a CDS encoding RNA polymerase sigma factor, whose protein sequence is MNKELEHQFVTNLEKHQNIAHKICRIYTNDRDSHNDLFQEITIQLWKAYPKFRGDSKFSTWMYRVALNTAITLYRKKKRSIKTQDYETVNFKIKAEEYDDEIEKDLKLMYDAIQQLNDIDKALVFLYLEDKNYAEISETLGITEVNARVKMNRLKTKLKNIINP, encoded by the coding sequence GTGAATAAGGAATTAGAACATCAGTTTGTAACAAATCTGGAGAAACACCAGAATATTGCACACAAGATATGTCGTATCTATACCAACGATAGGGATTCTCATAACGATCTTTTTCAGGAGATCACCATTCAGCTTTGGAAAGCTTACCCCAAATTTAGAGGGGATTCCAAATTTAGTACCTGGATGTATCGCGTTGCCCTGAATACAGCCATTACCTTATATCGAAAGAAAAAAAGGAGCATCAAGACCCAGGATTATGAAACCGTAAATTTTAAGATCAAAGCCGAGGAATATGACGATGAAATTGAAAAAGACCTTAAACTAATGTACGATGCAATCCAACAGCTAAACGATATAGACAAGGCACTGGTCTTTCTTTATCTGGAAGATAAGAACTATGCCGAAATCTCCGAAACCCTTGGGATAACCGAGGTGAATGCAAGAGTTAAGATGAACAGGTTAAAAACGAAACTAAAGAACATTATTAATCCTTAA